A stretch of DNA from Telopea speciosissima isolate NSW1024214 ecotype Mountain lineage chromosome 5, Tspe_v1, whole genome shotgun sequence:
ATGgagtttttgggaaaaaaacCTTCATTCATGTCTCCCTTGTCAATAATAAATATTCATGGAGTTTTTGGTGATAACAAAATTTTAGAATCCACCTGAGTTGGAGCTTTGGGAATGAATGATGCACTTCTGGTTTATTGAATCTTCAAACTCCACGTATCCTTTTCTACAGTGTTGAGTTGTGGGAAGAAGATTTCCACTGCCAGACTTAGTTGTGTACCAGTTACCTCGACCTTTGTGACCCCCATTCCCCTCCTccccatacaaaaaaaaaaaaaaaaaacccaaaagagctCTCTTCCCCCTCTACCAAAGTAAACTTATAGGTATGCATCATGTTCTCTTGTTTGCAGGTTTGCACACAGCGCTCTTGGAAAAGGCCATATGGTGTGGGTTTGCTGGTTGCTGGGTTGGACGAACGTGGAGCTCACCTATACTACAACTGTCCAAGTGGAAACTACTTTGAATATCAGGCTTTTGCCATTGGCTCCCGCTCTCAAGCTGCAAAGACTTATTTGGAGCGCAAGTTTGAGACTTTCATGAGCTCATCTCGGGAAGATCTGATCAAGGATGCACTGTTTGCAATCAAGGAAACATTACAAGGTGAGAAGCTTACCAGCTCGATCTGCACTGTTGCTGTAGTTGGAGTAGGGGAGCCCTTTCACATTATGGATCAGAAAACCATACAAGAGTTGATTGAGTCGTTGGAAGTGAAGGAGGATGAGCCTGTTGGTGACCAGGGTGCAGCTATGCAGGAAGACCGGAGCCCAGAAGCAGCCCCAATGGATATTTGATAATGCAATTTAGTTGTAGAGTGGCCTGGCCTCTCCCTCACTAGAAAGGGGAGTCCAAGCACAATGGTAATGAGATGATGTCAAGGACATTTAGTGGTAGCCAATTCTCTTGTTGCAATTCTTGGTGTCAAATTTTTGAGCTACCATCTGTAAAACCATCATTCTGCGTTTTGACTTTGTCGGTGACAAGAAGGTATACTATTTGTGGGTTGGATCCCTGACCATGTCTCTTAGCTTATTGGTTTATATCAATTTCATATCAATCTGGCAAGTAGGGTAGACCAGATAGACACATTATCAGTGCATGATTTATGGTGCGAGGTTGTTCGGAATTTCTCTTTTCACTTTTCTGGGGTTTACATTAAAGTTAGTCAAAGTGATATCTTCTAGGGACGTCCAGCAAATATATAGCCTGGGATGCTGGGCATGCTCAGGTTACAAAGATCTGGATACTGCTTGAATGCTTAATGGCTTAATCTGCTCGATGGAGATATTGTTCTCACGCTTTGCTTGTATATTAATGACCTGTAAGTGAGTGCCCTTGGTTTTTGGATTCAGCACGTTTAATTATGTTGATTTATAGGTTGTAATCCAGATTCCAGAGTCTTGTCATTGACTTATCCTCTATTCATCTCAATAATTATAGGAAGAGGTGTTCACCCATCACCACCCACCTTTTACCTGCCCCCTCCATGTATGAAACTCTGATTGTTATGGCTGAAGAAAGCTTTGCTTCTACCTTCCGATCCCATGATTTGTATGATTTGTAAACGGTCGGTGTCCATCACTTTAACCTCGCATGGGGATGGCAGTTCTAACAGCTGGTGCTGTGTAACATCTCAGGGTAAGTTAATTCTAGGGATGAGTCAATTAATTGTGAATTAGATTCTTAGCAATTGCGTTCTACATGCAGACCTGTGGCAAAGGCCCAGACCTGCATTGGGTTTTCTGCAGACTTACAAGCCAACACACAGGTATTAGTCTGGTGAATTCTGACCAGGGGTAGAAAGTCGCACCGATCTGAAAGACTAAGTAACTAGCAATTATATAGTTAATGACCACTAGAATAATTAAAGTACAGAATCTAGCTAGCATCCAAGTAATCAAAAGGCTAGAAGTGAAAGTGGATTCAAGCAGTAAACAATAACTTTGCCCTTAATTGGATGATGCAGATTTGATGCTGCATACATTGGAGACTTGAAATAAATTTACTATTTAACTGAAAAATAAAGCATTCTGAAGTACATTGTGAACTACATTCCTCCTCATAATGGAAACAAATGGATGAACACAACTGCACATCAGCTCTCcaattctatttctgttttaggGGGAACTAATCGAAATAACTAGGTAAACTCACATCACAAAATCCAAATGAAATCAAAATCTGAGCAGTCGTGTTAGTCTTCCTCAAAACTCAGTAATGAGATCAATGGAAACAAAAAGTTGCGAGAAGAAATCTCCCGAATTAGGAATTGTCACCTCCACAGCATTCCACCTTGCTGTCTATTTGCAGACTTTGAAAGCTAGATGGTTTCTCTATAAGCTGTCAACAAGGCCCTATAGTTGCTTTCACTTATCAGTAAGCAGTTAAGCACTcacaatgaaaaagaaaatcaaccTTCTGGTTCACCCAGAAATGCCTTGTACATTTAGGGCTTGCAGAAATCAGGAAGTGAGAGGCCTTTAATTTCCATTTGCTTATACATCCATTGCCAGTTCTCTGGTGTAACCTCACCCCCAAGTGAACGGATGACAGACGCACCACTGCAGGAGCCCACTCTGCAGCAGTCCTCAAGAGATAGCCCTTTCTCCAACCCATACAAGAACCCACTTGCAAAGAGGTCACCTGCTCCAGTTGCATCAGTTGCGTGTGTTCCCCCTATAGCTGAAAGTCTGACCATCTGAAAGTAAGAGACCCACTCTCTTTAAGAAAGGACCTTGTTATACACTCATAAGTACGTGAAAATCCATCACTTTACATGTGAAGAAAGTAATTGTGATTGCCATTTAAAAAGgagagttttctttcaccatgCAATGATGGTTCAtcacaccatcctagggttcacaaaccctctatagggttttagtatgttccccaaaatacACTCCCGTGCACATTTGAAGCCCTGCGGTGAATGGATCTTATTCaccgtggctgaaggaaaacttggtccattTGAAAATGTATGTGATAACAGAATACCAAAAGTTTACAACTTACTGACCTCTGTCCCATGTTTCACTATGCATCCATTAGGGCCTAAAGTAACCACAGCCCATTGACAATGTTTGGCCAGGAACTCCACAGCAGCCTCTGGATCAGCATTTTGCTCACCCCTAAAACCATTAGAAGAACAATCAGATTTGAGTAAATACATGTTAATCCATATCATAAATCAATCAGCTCTTGAATGGAATCCTAAATGTAAGATATTGTGATTATTTTTCTATATCCGTAAGACCGTAACTTCAGTTAAGCTTCCCACCAACAAAACTTCTAGGGACAAAATGGATTAGTCCTTCCccaccttcttttcttcttcctttcctctgACCATAAGCAGTCCTTTTGTATAGTTTAGGTTTAACCCTTCTTCGTGACTTTAAATCTTACAAAACCATAGATTTTTCAACATCAAACTTTATGTACATGGACTTCAAGTGTCCCAAGTGGAACATTTGAATCCACATCCTACATAGGCAGAGTGTCCATGTTAGTCACATAACTCACACAATATTGAGTGATGGAAGTAACCAGGAAAGTAAAtgaatatttatttaatcttctctcttcaGATGAAAATAATATAATCGGTTAAGATTTGTATTAATCAAAGCATGAACAGGTTTTGATCACCTTAGCAGCTCTTTTGCTTCATCCTCATTGGCAAAACAGAGGTCAATATCCCCAGATTCAAGTAATTCAAGAAGGGGTGACTTGAAGTTTCGTACCATCTGCTCAAATTATAAAATTTCAACATAAATCAGATAAGACAATCACACCATACCTTGAACAAAATTTTTCTATGAAGAATGTACAAATTACAAATTTATACCTCAAAACTGGCCAAATCCAGGGAGACAGATACTCCCTCTTGTTTAGCAATCCTAATTGCCGCACGAATAACTTCCAGATTGGAAATCGCATATCTCACAACTAACCACTGTtaagttaaaataaataaataattcgAAAGAACCTCCAATTCATTTTGTATTCTGTAGTCTACCAAGTCTGAATGGAATATCCAAAGATTCACGATATGTGACCCTTATCCATGTACTGGGATTCACCATACAGATTTAATTATAAAAGGAGCATAAATTGCGGGCATCCCATGGACCcttgaaaatatattttaccATCCAAAAGAATCAATAAATGGGTGGATTTTTTACACATAAGTTCTCTTGTAGGTGAATCATAAAAAAGAATGGCAGGTCCAAGCCATGTGCTTTGATAATCCACCTATATGGCTATATATTAACCAGCATAAATAATAGCCAGGTCAAATTACCTgacaaatatttttaaaattttttatttgttcatgTTATCATAGGCAAGAAATTGATGGAATTAACTGTATACTAAGAGATACATTACCTTGGAACCTGTAAAATCCTCTCTAGTTAATTCATCTGCCTGAAACATAGACCAAATAATAAGAAAGCATGTACAAATACCCTAACAGATCAGCAACTGTCTTCTAATTATTCCATATTatcatttcatatttttatttgattatagtaccttctatttatttataACTAGTCATAAATAACCCACCTGAAGCCTAACAGCATTTGACAGACAGGGTCGCATAGTCCGATTGCCTACTGCATCAACTAAACAAACACACTGGGGTATGTGATAAATTAGCACAGGGTTAATAATTACTAACAGTAAGTTTAATGAATAAAAGAGGAACCACCTCGCGGGGCGCgtcgccggggggggggggagcttaGTATGACTTAGACTTAAAGCATACAACTCACTTGTGCCGTGGTTCCCTTCTTCAACTTTAATCTTGAAAGGTTCACTCCATTAGAGCTCATATTATGTACAAACAAGCGGCCCTGCTCATCATCTGCAAAGGCCCCAATTATTCCAGATGTGACCTGGAAGCCCACGGTCAGACCTCGGATCGTATTAGCTACGCTTCCACCAGCTATTGTTATGATGGGAGAAGGATCATCAGGGGTTGGAAGAATGTGGGTTTTCAGCTCATTTAATATATGCTCCAGCTCTTCAATAGCAACCTAATCAGGATCAAAGGAAAGGCTTCAACTCCACAAATTGCCAAATTTATCCCCTAATAATGGCTGATCCACAGACCCAACTTTAAATCACAATCATGGTGATATGTAGACCTGTTCTTATGAAAATTATCGGCAcactattttcaattttggggttttgttgggggggggggggggggagaacacTCAAAGCATTAGAAGAGTGATCAAATaaacaagaacaacaaagaaTGTGCAAAATTGAGCATCAACGACAAATCAAACGATCACTAAATAATTGAATTGGTAATACTTTTCAGGTATTCTGATGTATCTGGTGAGAGCGATAAATCATGAACTGAGATGAGACCTCACGATGCAGAAACTCACATCGCAacaaataaggaaagaaaaataatattctCGACGTGGGAATTGGGGAAATGATACTAGCATAAATGTAGGAACTGGACCTTGATTATTATCGTAATACTGGCTAGGACAAGGACCAAATTCTGCGGCAGAAAAACTAGAAAATTCAAACAGAACCAGAAATTCCAGTCCAGAGTAACAACAAAGAGACAACAAactacccaaaaacaaaaacaatgagAGTGACGTAAATAACAGAGAGAGCTGGACAAAGAAAATTTTGGAAGTTAATATCAAAAACGAAAGATTTAAGGAAACGCATGAGACAAAAGGCGAAATTACGAAGCAAATCATGGAACAGATTAGAGAAAATGAGTAATTGAAGGTAAGTGATTGTATGGGTACCGGCTGAGAGCCACCTCTCTCTCCGGAAATCTGGTCCAGCAAAGACCAATCCACCCTAGCGACATGATCAACAAGGGCAGATGCCTGAAGTCCAAGAACGAGAGGAGCCTCACTGTCCCTCTTGGGCAGGAGACCCTGTAGTAGTTCTTCAGCCCCCATATCGCCTCGAAGTTTTCAGAAGAAGCTTCCTTCCACCACACTTCTTAGTGCCCAACTTCCACCCCAGACACTATTTATATACAGATGGAATCATGGAGAGCAGAGCTTCAAATTTCAGCAATATATTTCTTCTTGCAcccctaaaagaaaaaaaaaagaacccttCAAATTTCAGCAAAGCTGGTGATCCACGTGTTGCTTGCAAAATGCCCTTTCATTGCTTACGAAATTACAACCCAACCCTTTAGCCAGTGTTGAGTTCAATCCTCTTTGTTTAGGGTGgcttgattttgtttttgtttttttttttttgaattctaCAAAAAAGGGAAATCACATCGATCGATTCGGATTGTCGGCCATGGCCGATTCTTAGACAAGAAACCTTAGAATTGTTGAGTTTTCATGTCTGAGGGCCGCCGATTCTTGCcaatgaacttttttttttttgtttttctgtaaTATCTTACCAATGAACTCAGTCCCCTAAATTGACACTAAACATGTCATTCTTCAATATGGATCAActaccaaaaaacaaacatgttttctttaatataaattttatgattttataaaatattatttttttcaaatatcacATTACATGTTTTCTACCATGTGGATAGATAATGTGTTCATTCATCTTTAGATAGAGAAGATTAGCTATATACCAAATGTAAGAGTATGACTTAATTAATTAACTCTTCTTATGCTAATGGGAGTTCGTACGAAAACTTGGGCaagatttccatctttccatgagACAACATGGTACTTTCATGTGTTTCTATATCTAGGCGAAGATTTCACATGGCCACATGACCAGGAAACATtcttttccatatatatatatatatatatatatataatgtatcaATACTATTTTCTCGTAGATACATTAGATTAAATGACACCAGGAATGGTTTTCAACAATAATTTTACAATTACATGTGGGTTCTAAAATGTTATTTCTTTTTAACTTTGATACTTTTCAAGGCCAACATAGATGAACTGTGAGTATAGGTGGGTCCTTAGAGTTTGTagggaaacttttttttttttttttgatgagcaAAGTAAAACAAAGCAACTTATCTTACAGTAGCAGTATCAGTACTAGAACAACTAATTTTGGCCAAGTTCCTAGCTATAGTTAGACAAAACTTATCACCAAACCTAGTAAACTTTACATTTTGAGTAAGATTAGAGATAAAAAGGAAATCCTTAAAGTAAAACCACAGCCACGtgcatttggttggagatggaagagtcTTTGTAACTAGCTTGTGATCAACCCAGACTTCTTTAATTTTTGACCCAATACTGGCAGCGCGGTGACAACCCTTACGAATAGCAAAAAGAACAGCAATTAACTCATCTGTACTTTGGATAGTTCCTATATAAAAAAACTTTAGCTTTGCATCtattaaaaagaaatatgacCACCCAGCTATAGTTAGTCGAGATCTAGAGAATCCTGCACATattaaaacaggaaaattaAGGATGAGCAATTTAAAGgatgaagaaacagaaaagtCATTAAAGTTATCCATTACAACCCGGGATGAAACGGTGGGGGGAGAAAGTTTCAGATCAGAGATCCACTTATTAATGTTGTTCATAACCCACATAGGATCAGGGCTCTCTAAAGCCACCACAGCCCTGTTCCTAACAGCCCAAATAAAGTAACaggtgataaaaaaaaatatacacaaAAACCAATAGACCAGAGGTTTGTTTGATTTGACTTGGaggaaaaagaacaaacaagTAGACTTGAAATCATTAAGGGCCAGAGAATCGAGTCTTAGCCCCAGAGGGCCTCCCACCCAGatgtgtttaacccaatcacaagaaaggaaaaggtgCCATGCGGATTCAACACCAGAACCACAAAGAACGCATTTGAAATCAAGCTGGATCCACTTCGAGAGAATAGCCTTGGTAGGAATTCCTGCATTTAGTAAACGtcacatgaaaattttaaatttgggatGAATCTGAATCTTCCAAAAGAACTTCCACCAAGCACATTCAAAACTAGAAACATTCGTACAACGAGAATCAATTTCAAAAGCAGCTACTTTGGTGGTAAGAATACCATTGTTAGCTTTGACATACCACCACCTATCATCAGATTCAGTAATATTAATAGACTGTATAAGGGAAGAAATCGATGAGGGAACTACAGAGTTAAGAAGGTTAGCAATCCAATAGTTACCTCGTAAAAAAGACTTAACAAGAGTAGTGTTATCAATAGAGACTGAAGGGAGGGAGAAGAGGTCCAAAATGTTACCTGAGAGGTTAGGAATCCATTtatcaaaccaaaagaaagTAGAAAATCCATTACCAATTTTTTTAATCACAAAATGTTCAAGATTTAGAATGACAGTCACAAGGCTATTCCACACCCAAGAACCCCTCTTATTTCGTATTGCCGGATCAAACAAGGAGCGGTTATGAAAGTATTTAGCTTTGAGCACTTGAGCCCACAACGAATTAGGTTCTGTGAGCAATCTCCAACTCAATTTAAGCAAAAGGGCTTTGTTATGGATTTATGCCTTACGGAAACCAAGCCCTCCAAACACTTTGGGCGTATACATTCTGTCTCAAGAGATTAGAGAATTTTTCCTCCTAGAGCTATTACAATTACCCAACCAGAAGTTGAGACACAAAGAATCAATTTTACGGCAAATTTTCAAAGGGAATTTAAAGCAGTTCATCAAGAACACAGGTGTAGAAGCGAGTACCAACTTAATAAGAACACTACGGCTAGCATAGGTTAACAGATTAGACTTCCAGGCTGCAAGTTTTTTATGCATGCGAGCAATCACACCTTCCAGTTCCCTGCACTTCGATCTGCCATGGAATAAATTAGTGCCCAGGTAAATTGCATCAGAGGCCATCTCTTTAATACCTACAAGAGAGCAAAGGGAATGCCTGAGTTGCAAAGGAACCTTTTGTAATGCTACGATTCCCCTCATAATTTTTTGCAATCACTTTCCTACACCTACGCCACCACCACAAGCCCCACCAAAGggggaaaacaaaaaacctaTCCTAAATCCTCCTAGGCTCCCACTCAACAACTTGAATGCATTTTCACCTGCTCACCACGACTTAGCAAACTTTGGTCCATGAATCAAGTCCATACAAATCAAAATATATAATGAGTTTCTTAAGATTGATACAAATATCTATCAGATGGCAGGTTAGGTGGAGTTTCAATTTTAATAGATAGGTAATACCCAAAAGTCCCTTGGTCATATGTTAAATTTCAACTAAACCAGAATTGGCCAAAGAACAAAATAAGGTTACACAAAttcaatggaaaataaaaaagtatcGAAAAAATGAGTGGTTGAAAACACAAAGAAATATGTCAATATATGTGTGAATGATATGTGGCTTGACCATTATCTAGATATTCATATAGTCAAGTCTGCCATATTACCCTTCTACGTGACAAAACATGGTGTTAATTTAGAGATATTCTTgagttttattaaattaaacaATTTATTGTCTTAAGGCTGCATTTGTTTTGCCGGGGATTTAAAGAAAACCAATACAAAATTGTTTATGAATCAAAATGGGGAAATTAAACATTTTCTGATATGCAATACAAAAAGTACCATAttcaacataaaaataaatattaaaaaattgagGAAAGTATTCATAAATGATCGTGTaaaccatgtatgtgagagggtgggagtttcaagatattaattaatgggtggagatttatgacttttccaactctttgtgagagactctctcacatacacggcttacacagccgtgtatgaaaacttttacctaaaaaataataaaataaaattttcctataataattattaaaaaaaattagaataaaacaaacataacctaataaataataataaagatacTATGAGAAAGCTTATCAACCCTTGTGCCTAGCTTCTTTTAATAAGAAGAGagttgttgggg
This window harbors:
- the LOC122661302 gene encoding proteasome subunit alpha type-1-A-like; its protein translation is MFRNQYDTDVTTWSPAGRLFQVEYAMEAVKQGSAAIGLRSKTHVVLASVNKANSELSSHQKKIFKVDDHIGVAIAGLTADGRVLSRYLRSECINYSFSYESPLPVGRLVVQLADKAQVCTQRSWKRPYGVGLLVAGLDERGAHLYYNCPSGNYFEYQAFAIGSRSQAAKTYLERKFETFMSSSREDLIKDALFAIKETLQGEKLTSSICTVAVVGVGEPFHIMDQKTIQELIESLEVKEDEPVGDQGAAMQEDRSPEAAPMDI
- the LOC122661300 gene encoding uncharacterized sugar kinase slr0537-like, which encodes MGAEELLQGLLPKRDSEAPLVLGLQASALVDHVARVDWSLLDQISGERGGSQPVAIEELEHILNELKTHILPTPDDPSPIITIAGGSVANTIRGLTVGFQVTSGIIGAFADDEQGRLFVHNMSSNGVNLSRLKLKKGTTAQCVCLVDAVGNRTMRPCLSNAVRLQADELTREDFTGSKWLVVRYAISNLEVIRAAIRIAKQEGVSVSLDLASFEMVRNFKSPLLELLESGDIDLCFANEDEAKELLRGEQNADPEAAVEFLAKHCQWAVVTLGPNGCIVKHGTEMVRLSAIGGTHATDATGAGDLFASGFLYGLEKGLSLEDCCRVGSCSGASVIRSLGGEVTPENWQWMYKQMEIKGLSLPDFCKP